The Candidatus Margulisiibacteriota bacterium genome contains a region encoding:
- a CDS encoding tyrosine-type recombinase/integrase — translation IAEVISLKIEEFIIAWKEIKRVAVFTKKNGSPLTRQRVWGIIKDWKRKLDIQEKITPHMLRHTFATLLLENDIDLRFIQEMLGHSNISTTEIYTAVNTGRLHDVYRKAHPRA, via the coding sequence ATTGCCGAGGTTATTTCTCTGAAAATTGAAGAATTCATAATTGCGTGGAAAGAAATAAAGAGAGTCGCTGTTTTTACCAAAAAGAACGGTAGTCCGTTGACAAGGCAGAGGGTCTGGGGAATCATTAAAGACTGGAAAAGAAAGCTGGATATTCAGGAGAAGATTACTCCACATATGTTAAGACATACTTTTGCGACTTTGCTTTTAGAGAACGATATTGATTTGAGGTTTATCCAGGAAATGCTTGGACATAGCAATATTTCAACAACAGAGATTTATACTGCTGTGAATACTGGCAGATTGCATGATGTATATAGAAAGGCACACCCTAGAGCATGA